Proteins encoded by one window of Sphaerodactylus townsendi isolate TG3544 linkage group LG04, MPM_Stown_v2.3, whole genome shotgun sequence:
- the LOC125432089 gene encoding olfactory marker protein, with amino-acid sequence MASELELPLVPDVPLTDCMRLRAQSLRQRNEKPQDGEKLLRPNEYIYRVDFSQQHNLRFVRWDVALEKPGKVDVVGTSQHWTPDLTPLMRRQLLEPVGVFWKRPDSREVECNEADILEFGERLVELAKIRKVMYFLLAYDDGLEPAHLKCSVVFRV; translated from the coding sequence ATGGCGTCCGAGCTGGAGCTGCCCTTGGTGCCAGACGTCCCGCTGACCGACTGTATGAGGCTCCGGGCGCAGAGCCTCCGGCAGAGAAACGAGAAGCCCCAGGACGGCGAGAAGCTCTTGCGGCCCAACGAGTACATCTACCGGGTGGACTTCTCCCAACAGCACAACCTGCGCTTCGTGCGCTGGGACGTCGCGCTGGAGAAACCGGGCAAGGTGGACGTCGTCGGCACCTCGCAGCACTGGACGCCCGACCTGACCCCTCTGATGCGCCGGCAGCTGCTGGAGCCCGTGGGGGTCTTCTGGAAGAGGCCGGACTCCCGGGAGGTGGAGTGCAACGAGGCCGACAtcctggagtttggggagaggctgGTGGAGCTGGCCAAGATCCGGAAGGTGATGTATTTCCTCTTGGCCTACGACGACGGCCTCGAACCGGCGCACCTCAAGTGCTCCGTGGTCTTCAGAGTCTGA